Genomic segment of Rickettsiella endosymbiont of Xylota segnis:
ACATGACGCCCAAAGCGGATAATTTAATTTGGATCGATCTCGAGATGACAGGACTTGATACTAATCAAGATAAAATTATTGAGATTGCAACCATTATCACAGATTCTCAATTAGAGATTATAGAAGAAGGTCCTGTGTTTGCTATATTCCAATCTGAACAACTATTAACCGGAATGGACGATTGGAATAAGCGCCAACATAAGGGCTCAGGTTTACTGGAAAGAGTAAGAGTCAGCAAAACAACCGAAGAAGAAGCAGAAAAGCAAACCTTAGAATTTATCATGACGTATGTCCCCCCTAATAAATCACCAATGTGTGGTAATAGTATTTGCCAAGATCGTCGTTTCTTAGCCCGTTGTATGCCGATA
This window contains:
- the orn gene encoding oligoribonuclease — its product is MTPKADNLIWIDLEMTGLDTNQDKIIEIATIITDSQLEIIEEGPVFAIFQSEQLLTGMDDWNKRQHKGSGLLERVRVSKTTEEEAEKQTLEFIMTYVPPNKSPMCGNSICQDRRFLARCMPILEKYFHYRNLDVSTLKELAYRWSPSILDGYKKKSKHLALEDVRDSINELRYYREHLFKL